The genomic window GAATTGCGATAGAATCCTTCCGCATGTCAATTTACAACCGCTGGGGCGAAAAGCTTTTTGAGAGCGCTGATATTACTATTGGTTGGGATGGGAATTACCGCAATGTTTCGGC from Bacteroidia bacterium includes these protein-coding regions:
- a CDS encoding gliding motility-associated C-terminal domain-containing protein, which codes for IAIESFRMSIYNRWGEKLFESADITIGWDGNYRNVSAPVSVYIYLIEYSYIEKGQLERKIKKGTVQLVR